The following nucleotide sequence is from Trifolium pratense cultivar HEN17-A07 linkage group LG2, ARS_RC_1.1, whole genome shotgun sequence.
acatatagtattaacaaaatttaaaatgaaaaaaaaaaagttaatgcaatatatatatatatatatatatatatatatatatatatatatatatatatatatatatatatatatatatatatatatatatatatatatatatttatactaataaaaagataaataaatattaaaatatatgtatgcggtttggtttggtttggatcggttttaagaaatcaatccgaaatctgatccgatccagcggttttcacaaaagaacatccaaacacatccaaaaaacttcgattttttgcggttttcggtttttttggatcggttttcggtttttatttggattggtttggatttgagcacccctaggTTCTGTGTTCGATCCCCAACTCatcgtaaacaaaaaaaacaaactaggGTGTCTTGAGAGACACACTACTCGGTCTGCTGATGTGGCAGCCTCTCTAACTAACTCTTATGACTAGCAATGGACAGCTAAGCGATAATAAAGCTAGTATGCTCACATGTAATAAAGGTCTAGTTCCATTATGTTTCACTATTATATACTCTCTGAGTTCCAATTTTATTGATATGgttgactgttgtgcactattcataCATGTTGCTTTgatcttatttttttactaataaacaaaaataaatattagcatataagattctgctttgaccttatttttctacccaacatcattatttttctattaatttttttttatattttcttttattaatattcatcacacttaaatttttagactaaaaataaaattcttaatatcatatatatatatatatatatatatatatatgacgtAAACTCTATCAGTTTACAAGTCGAGTTTACGTTTCAATTCAACCTAGACTAAATGAGTTGATGTAAAAACTCGATTTCTGACAACCTTATATTTAACTATTGATCTCCATGCAATTTCGCAATCTTGATAAGATTCATAGCAGATAAAACTCTTTTAACAGTTGCAGTTGTCACAAATAGTATCAAAGATAACTCTATAAGTAAATATATCAATAAATACACAACATGTTACCAAAACACATCTTACTTTTTTAAAAGATCTATGAGCTagtccaatattttttttttacgcaaactAGTCCAATtaactataagctagtttatttaTATTATCAAACATTGAACATAGCTTAATTGATTTTTTGAAAGGGTCATGCTGACTTATATATCCAGAACACTAATTAAGGAAgcacaaaaaaagaaagtaaatttTACAATggaaaaattactttttaataacttttaaaAGTAGAataaacaatttattgtgttgaaagagtgtgttagagggtGTGACCCTAGCACACTCCTCTTTTCTCTTAACAATTTTACATGGACTAtaattttctcttaaaaaacGTATAATATGGGTGTTGTGTACTTGTGTGTAGTGAGTGGATGGAGAGGAGTACAAATTTTAGACTCACATAACAAGTTTACATTGGAATGACTGTAAATGAATGTGGTCAAGAAAGTAAAAGTGCAacacacttataaaaaaaattaaactaaaagaaTAGATTTATAACCggtatataataaaaattaggttACTCATTAAACcaatcttaaattttatttttaattttttttcaaaagggaataattataaattttaattcatatatatatttaaacttttttcttttttacaataattaagctaattttatttttttgtttaattgattaaaataatagatttaatagttattatttataagaaaaacagatttttcctttaattttatgaatttttctaGAAAGCAAACTcctttattcataatttttttttattctaaacccacttggggttggtctagtggtgttggcttgggttcttggagtatgctcctctcaaggtctcaggttcgatttccTCTGGtaccaatttcggtgggctaagtccatacagagcaaaaaaactcttGCTTTAAATTGGGCCCCctgcaagtgggcggtgggattggtccccttggattagtcggtcctatgGGGTGCATACATTGGatttgagttaaaaatattgtcactctACTTAGAGTTTGAAAAAGTGCTCGCATTCTAGAAAGCAAGAGGGTTAGTTTGGTCATTTCAGTGGGTGACTGAGACATTGCATGGGGTACGAAAAGCACAGTTCTAATTGTATAACGGCAGCAGCTTAATTGGTTTTGTTCATTAGTGAATGATGATGGTGGGCCGGTCTCTTCTAAATGAATTAGATTGGGCTTCGAGTTACAAACCAcctgttattgttattgttttttgggttacataaaaaaaaaaaaagacaacaatGGGATTACTCCCTAGTAAACTCTACACCCTAAGCATCCTCCAAAAGAGGTCTCAACAGATCACTAGGCGAAATAGAGATCTTCACTAAAGGCGAGTTCGAGATAGCACCCATTTTTGCCAAAAATTCCGCACAAGCATTTCCCTCACGCAGTGCGTGAGTAATAACCACCTCCCAGTCATTTTCTAGCATCCTCCGAATACTATGAATCTCATTAGCAAAACGGTGATGCGATGTGACCCCTTGCTTGATTAAATTAACTGCGAGCAACGAATCCAAGCAACAGAGAACTTTACGGTAACCATTCTCCCAACACAGCTTTAATCCTCGCCATATAGCC
It contains:
- the LOC123904038 gene encoding uncharacterized protein LOC123904038 encodes the protein MELKGILIKRGYGVLLRDNHGEFIWGYYGAATLKNILCAEIMAIWRGLKLCWENGYRKVLCCLDSLLAVNLIKQGVTSHHRFANEIHSIRRMLENDWEVVITHALREGNACAEFLAKMGAISNSPLVKISISPSDLLRPLLEDA